From Oscillatoria sp. FACHB-1407, a single genomic window includes:
- a CDS encoding ABC transporter permease, translating to MTVVRPSSPTLRALPLQAIVDKLLPLLGVLLLFVVWWFISISGWVNPVLLPTPIATLARLFSEIFGGTMMTDFAATVLRTFQAFLMAAVVGVPLGVALGSSERVYRSVEFLIDFFRSTPASALIPMFILFFGVSDISKVIIAAFSALLLILFNSAYGVMNAKRSRILAAKVMGANRLQIFRDVLLFESLPQTFIGLRSGISIALVIVIVAEMFIGTEQGLGKRIIDAQQILNVQDMYASILITGILGYFLNVFFLLVEKRFIHWSGK from the coding sequence ATGACTGTCGTTCGCCCATCTAGCCCTACTCTTCGGGCATTGCCTCTACAGGCGATCGTTGATAAGCTCTTGCCTCTGTTAGGCGTGCTGTTGTTGTTTGTTGTCTGGTGGTTTATTTCCATCTCCGGGTGGGTCAACCCGGTATTGCTGCCAACGCCGATCGCTACTCTTGCGCGGCTCTTTAGCGAGATCTTTGGCGGAACCATGATGACGGATTTCGCCGCTACTGTGTTGAGAACGTTTCAGGCGTTTCTCATGGCAGCGGTCGTTGGAGTTCCCCTAGGGGTTGCGTTAGGTAGTTCCGAGAGGGTCTACCGCAGTGTCGAGTTTCTCATTGATTTTTTTCGCTCTACACCTGCCAGTGCTCTGATCCCGATGTTTATTCTGTTTTTTGGAGTCAGCGACATCTCAAAGGTCATCATTGCTGCGTTTAGTGCGCTGTTGCTGATTTTGTTCAACAGTGCCTATGGTGTGATGAATGCCAAGCGATCGCGCATCCTAGCCGCAAAGGTTATGGGTGCCAATCGCCTGCAAATCTTTAGAGATGTGCTGTTATTTGAAAGCTTGCCCCAAACTTTCATCGGGCTTCGCAGTGGTATCAGTATTGCTCTTGTGATCGTGATTGTGGCAGAGATGTTTATTGGCACTGAGCAGGGGTTAGGGAAGCGCATCATTGATGCTCAACAAATTCTCAATGTTCAAGACATGTATGCCTCAATTTTGATCACAGGCATCCTGGGCTACTTTTTGAATGTGTTCTTTCTGCTAGTCGAGAAACGATTCATTCACTGGAGTGGCAAATAG
- a CDS encoding ABC transporter ATP-binding protein: MVKVDAETKIAPPTTCIRIEGLSKSFAGQPLYDNFSLDLPNNEFISIFGPNGCGKSTLINMISGLLPFDSGQIWINDKPIRRARIGYVFQNYRDSLFPWLSAFDNIAYPLKAKGISERECRDRVEKLIATFDIRLDLRRYPYSFSGGQQQLISILRALVADPEVLFLDEPFSALDFETTLFVRDKLQEIFMTAALPMLMVVHNLEEAVYLADTVLLLSKRPTRLVERVSFKAPRPRTPDTLSSPEFVEVSRHCLDIFRQEMRK, translated from the coding sequence ATGGTCAAGGTTGATGCTGAAACCAAAATCGCCCCACCGACAACTTGTATCCGCATCGAAGGATTAAGCAAATCCTTTGCTGGACAACCGCTTTACGACAATTTCAGTCTTGACTTACCCAACAATGAGTTCATCTCGATTTTTGGCCCCAATGGATGTGGTAAGTCCACGTTGATCAACATGATCAGTGGCTTGTTGCCATTCGATTCAGGGCAAATCTGGATCAACGACAAGCCAATCCGGCGTGCTCGCATTGGTTATGTCTTTCAAAACTATCGAGATTCCCTCTTTCCCTGGCTGAGTGCCTTTGATAATATTGCCTACCCCCTCAAAGCAAAAGGGATCTCGGAGCGAGAATGTCGCGATCGCGTTGAAAAACTCATCGCTACGTTTGACATCCGCCTTGATTTGCGGCGTTATCCCTATAGCTTTTCCGGTGGACAGCAACAACTGATCTCAATTCTGCGTGCTCTGGTTGCTGACCCGGAAGTTTTGTTCCTGGATGAACCATTCTCAGCGTTAGATTTTGAGACAACCCTGTTTGTCCGTGACAAGCTGCAAGAGATTTTCATGACGGCTGCTCTGCCGATGTTAATGGTGGTTCACAATCTCGAAGAAGCGGTCTATCTGGCTGACACAGTTCTGTTGCTGAGCAAGCGTCCAACCCGTCTGGTAGAACGAGTTTCTTTTAAAGCCCCCCGTCCCCGCACTCCCGATACCCTGTCATCTCCAGAATTTGTCGAAGTAAGCCGCCATTGTCTAGACATCTTTCGTCAGGAGATGCGCAAATGA
- a CDS encoding ABC transporter substrate-binding protein gives MGIRRRTLLQVGAGAVLATAAHACVQPSSTQAPQTESTAASGSSSENPGKISIGFWPIASGLPLYLGVEKGYFKEAGLDVEAVKFASAQQVAEGIIAGRLQGSGNGTASGALALAEIASPGLFKIFASNPSNVDYVLEQFIVAKDSPIQSIADLQGKKVASGPGAQNKAIAEAVLEKNGITGVQVMQLEIKQHVAAIEAGQIDAAYTLEPTGTVGSMKGITRILENGVVAKYILDDPKAPWFGGSATLSTQFINAYPETAKVYAEAYRKAIEDIRNDPDEARQYLVGYTAIEGDLVQKVPLAAYTMYDEFTPEDVGYFQKFFDFMTDKGVFSRTVEVEPLLYKPA, from the coding sequence ATGGGAATTCGTAGACGGACATTATTACAAGTAGGTGCTGGTGCAGTCTTAGCTACAGCGGCTCATGCCTGTGTGCAACCCTCTTCAACTCAGGCTCCTCAAACCGAATCAACCGCTGCTTCCGGTTCTAGTTCCGAAAATCCCGGAAAGATCTCAATTGGATTCTGGCCTATTGCCTCTGGCTTGCCGCTGTACTTGGGGGTTGAGAAAGGCTACTTCAAAGAGGCAGGTTTAGACGTAGAAGCGGTAAAGTTTGCTTCTGCACAACAAGTTGCAGAGGGGATTATTGCAGGACGATTACAAGGGTCGGGTAACGGGACGGCATCAGGAGCTTTGGCATTGGCTGAAATTGCCTCACCTGGCTTGTTCAAAATCTTTGCCTCCAATCCCAGCAATGTGGACTATGTCTTAGAACAGTTCATTGTGGCTAAAGACAGCCCAATCCAATCGATCGCCGACCTACAGGGTAAGAAAGTAGCTTCAGGTCCAGGCGCACAAAACAAGGCGATCGCCGAAGCAGTCTTAGAGAAAAACGGTATCACTGGGGTTCAAGTGATGCAGCTTGAAATCAAACAGCACGTTGCGGCGATCGAAGCAGGTCAAATTGATGCTGCTTACACGCTAGAGCCTACAGGCACCGTCGGCAGCATGAAGGGAATCACCCGCATTCTCGAAAACGGAGTTGTCGCCAAGTACATCTTAGATGACCCCAAAGCACCCTGGTTTGGTGGTTCAGCGACTTTGAGCACCCAATTCATCAATGCCTATCCTGAGACGGCTAAGGTCTACGCCGAAGCCTATCGCAAAGCGATCGAAGACATCCGCAATGATCCCGATGAGGCGCGGCAATATTTAGTCGGCTACACGGCGATCGAGGGTGATCTGGTGCAAAAGGTGCCTCTCGCTGCTTACACCATGTATGACGAGTTCACACCAGAGGATGTCGGCTATTTTCAAAAGTTCTTTGATTTCATGACAGACAAAGGTGTATTTTCCCGCACAGTCGAAGTGGAACCACTGCTCTATAAACCTGCTTAA
- a CDS encoding GAF domain-containing sensor histidine kinase: MPNLEREQQRLRILKELGLLENGSVPVFEEATQTAAHILNASICILGVIDHDRQIFKSAVGLSRIGLMNDLASSRQLARPEAFCTHVVESRQVLAIDDATLYPAFAASLLVQRYGIRAYLGVPLVTSSGHCIGTLAILDLAPRQFTAKEIELLELVARWSMSEFERNRFLQNPPPQPEQPEPLPSSSKPSTSPNLSGLALVKLDLITQMTQELRTPLTSILGMASVLNREIYGPLTDKQKEYMDIIHNSGQYLLTLVNEVLEVGALATDQQPLNLTAVDIEMLCQQAFSTLGQSAQRREQQIRLTVEPGQRVWLLDKDKVRQMLYHLVFNVIQASSADSIIRIHVAHKRDQLHIAVWTSHPWLGDGLPQAELRSNQLLHSSLREWSGISSDRQFVSAVELDRIDEVNLHHSSSEHLEDAEPKPDISRQSLGLMFSRCLAQTHGGDITIQGSAETGYRYVIQLPRLTGTPNKEEAS; this comes from the coding sequence ATGCCAAACCTAGAGCGAGAGCAACAACGATTAAGGATATTAAAAGAGCTTGGATTATTGGAGAACGGCAGTGTACCCGTTTTTGAGGAAGCCACTCAAACCGCCGCACACATTCTAAATGCATCCATCTGCATTCTGGGCGTCATCGATCACGATCGCCAGATTTTCAAATCTGCGGTCGGGCTATCTAGAATTGGGCTGATGAACGATCTTGCGTCATCGCGTCAGTTGGCTCGACCAGAAGCCTTTTGCACCCATGTTGTTGAGAGCCGTCAGGTATTAGCAATCGATGACGCGACCTTATATCCTGCTTTTGCTGCCAGTCTTCTCGTTCAACGCTATGGTATCCGAGCCTATCTGGGAGTTCCTTTGGTCACCTCCAGTGGGCACTGCATCGGCACACTTGCCATTCTCGATTTAGCTCCGCGCCAATTTACAGCCAAGGAGATTGAGCTGTTAGAGTTAGTCGCTCGTTGGAGCATGAGCGAATTTGAGCGCAACCGTTTCCTCCAAAATCCCCCTCCTCAGCCAGAGCAACCTGAGCCTCTGCCCTCTAGTTCTAAGCCTTCCACGTCCCCCAATCTGTCAGGGCTAGCGTTGGTCAAGCTCGATCTCATCACTCAAATGACCCAAGAGCTACGCACACCCCTAACCTCGATTCTGGGTATGGCAAGCGTGTTGAACCGGGAAATCTACGGTCCATTGACCGACAAGCAAAAAGAATACATGGACATCATTCACAACAGTGGTCAGTACTTATTGACCTTAGTGAATGAGGTTTTGGAGGTGGGCGCATTAGCCACGGATCAACAGCCCCTGAATCTCACTGCCGTTGATATTGAGATGCTCTGCCAGCAGGCATTTAGCACATTAGGGCAATCCGCTCAGCGACGCGAACAACAGATTCGCTTGACCGTCGAGCCTGGGCAACGGGTCTGGTTGCTCGACAAGGATAAAGTGCGCCAGATGCTCTATCACCTCGTATTTAATGTGATTCAGGCTTCCAGCGCAGATAGCATTATTCGTATCCATGTAGCTCATAAGCGCGACCAGTTGCATATTGCCGTTTGGACATCGCACCCCTGGTTGGGTGACGGCTTGCCTCAGGCAGAACTACGCTCTAATCAACTTCTCCACTCATCTCTTCGAGAGTGGAGTGGCATAAGTAGCGATCGCCAATTTGTAAGCGCAGTCGAACTTGATCGAATAGATGAGGTTAATCTTCACCATTCATCTTCAGAACACCTGGAAGACGCAGAGCCAAAACCTGATATCTCTCGGCAAAGCCTGGGGCTTATGTTTAGCCGATGTCTGGCACAAACCCATGGCGGTGATATCACGATCCAGGGGTCCGCAGAAACAGGCTATCGCTATGTGATTCAATTACCTCGACTGACAGGCACCCCAAACAAAGAAGAAGCCTCATAG